A portion of the Camelus ferus isolate YT-003-E chromosome 16, BCGSAC_Cfer_1.0, whole genome shotgun sequence genome contains these proteins:
- the GPS1 gene encoding COP9 signalosome complex subunit 1 isoform X7: MPLPVQVFNLQGAVEPMQIDVDPQEDPQNAPDVNYVVENPTLDLEQYAASYSGLMRIERLQFIADHCPPLRVEALKMALSFVQRTFNVDMYEEIHRKLSEAARSSLRELQNAPDAIPESGVEPPPLDTAWVEATRKKALLKLEKLDTDLKNYKGNSIKESIRRGHDDLGDHYLDCGDLSNALKCYSRARDYCTSAKHVINMCLNVIKVSVYLQNWSHVLSYVSKAESTPEIAEQRGERDTQTQAILTKLKCAAGLAELAARKYKQAAKCFLLASFDHCDFPELLSPSNVAVYGGLCALATFDRQELQRNVISSSSFKLFLELEPQVRDIIFKFYESKYASCLKMLDEMKDNLLLDMYLAPHVRTLYTQIRNRALIQYFSPYVSADMRKMATAFNTTVAALEDELTQLILEGLINARIDSHSKILYARDVDQRSTTFEKSLLMGKEFQRRAKAMILRAAVLRNQIHVKSPPREGSQGELTPANSQSRMSTNM; the protein is encoded by the exons CCCGATGTCAACTACGTGGTGGAGAACCCCACCCTG gacctgGAGCAGTACGCGGCCAGCTACAGCGGCCTGATGCGCATTGAGCGCTTGCAGTTCATTGCTGACCACTGCCCCCCACTGCGGGTGGAGGCCCTGAAGATGGCCCTCTCCTTCGTGCAGAGGACTTTCAACGTGGACATGTATGAGGAGATCCACCGCAAGCTCTCAGAGGCTGCCAG GTCCTCCCTTAGGGAGCTGCAGAACGCACCTGACGCCATCCCAGAGAGTGGTGTGGAGCCCCCGCCCCTGGACACGGCCTGGGTGGAGGCCACCAGGAAGAAGGCCTTGCTGAAGCTGGAGAAACTGGACACTGACCTGAAGAACTACAAGGGCAACTCTATCAAGGAGAGCATCAG GCGCGGTCACGATGACCTGGGTGACCACTATCTGGACTGTGGGGACCTCAGCAACGCCCTCAAGTGTTACTCCCGGGCCCGGGACTACTGCACCAGCGCCAAGCACGTCATTAACATGTGCCTCAACGTCATCAAG GTCAGTGTCTACTTGCAGAATTGGTCTCACGTGCTGAGCTACGTCAGCAAGGCCGAGTCCACCCCGGAAATTGCTGAG CAGCGTGGGGAACGTGACACCCAAACTCAGGCCATCCTCACCAAGCTCAAGTGTGCAGCAG gcctGGCGGAGTTGGCTGCACGCAAGTACAAACAGGCTGCCAAGTGCTTCCTGCTGGCTTCCTTTGATCACTGCGACTTCCCAGAG CTGCTCTCTCCAAGCAACGTGGCCGTCTATGGCGGCCTGTGTGCTTTGGCCACCTTTGACCGTCAGGAGCTGCAGCGCAACGTCATCTCCAGCAG TTCTTTCAAGCTGTTCTTGGAGCTGGAGCCACAGGTTCGGGACATCATCTTCAAATTCTATGAGTCCAAGTACGCCTCGTGCCTGAAGATGCTTGACGAGATGAAG GACAACCTACTCCTGGACATGTACCTGGCCCCCCATGTCAGGACCCTGTACACTCAGATTCGCAACCGGGCCCTCATCCAG TATTTCAGCCCCTACGTGTCGGCAGACATGCGCAAGATGGCCACGGCCTTCAACACCACAGTGGCGGCACTGGAGGACGAGCTGACGCAGCTCATCCTGGAGGGGCTCATCAACGCCCGCATTGACTCCCACAGCAAG ATCCTGTACGCCCGCGACGTGGACCAGCGCAGCACCACCTTTGAGAAGTCTCTGCTGATGGGCAAGGAGTTCCAGCGCCGCGCCAAGGCCATGATCCTGCGGGCGGCCGTGCTGCGCAACCAGATCCACGTCAAG TCCCCTCCCCGAGAAGGGAGCCAGGGGGAGCTGACACCGGCCAACAGCCAGTCCCGCATGAGCACCAACATGTGA
- the GPS1 gene encoding COP9 signalosome complex subunit 1 isoform X9 has protein sequence MPLPVQVFNLQGAVEPMQIDVDPQEDPQNAPDVNYVVENPTLDLEQYAASYSGLMRIERLQFIADHCPPLRVEALKMALSFVQRTFNVDMYEEIHRKLSEAARELQNAPDAIPESGVEPPPLDTAWVEATRKKALLKLEKLDTDLKNYKGNSIKESIRRGHDDLGDHYLDCGDLSNALKCYSRARDYCTSAKHVINMCLNVIKVSVYLQNWSHVLSYVSKAESTPEIAEQRGERDTQTQAILTKLKCAAGLAELAARKYKQAAKCFLLASFDHCDFPELLSPSNVAVYGGLCALATFDRQELQRNVISSSSFKLFLELEPQVRDIIFKFYESKYASCLKMLDEMKDNLLLDMYLAPHVRTLYTQIRNRALIQYFSPYVSADMRKMATAFNTTVAALEDELTQLILEGLINARIDSHSKILYARDVDQRSTTFEKSLLMGKEFQRRAKAMILRAAVLRNQIHVKSPPREGSQGELTPANSQSRMSTNM, from the exons CCCGATGTCAACTACGTGGTGGAGAACCCCACCCTG gacctgGAGCAGTACGCGGCCAGCTACAGCGGCCTGATGCGCATTGAGCGCTTGCAGTTCATTGCTGACCACTGCCCCCCACTGCGGGTGGAGGCCCTGAAGATGGCCCTCTCCTTCGTGCAGAGGACTTTCAACGTGGACATGTATGAGGAGATCCACCGCAAGCTCTCAGAGGCTGCCAG GGAGCTGCAGAACGCACCTGACGCCATCCCAGAGAGTGGTGTGGAGCCCCCGCCCCTGGACACGGCCTGGGTGGAGGCCACCAGGAAGAAGGCCTTGCTGAAGCTGGAGAAACTGGACACTGACCTGAAGAACTACAAGGGCAACTCTATCAAGGAGAGCATCAG GCGCGGTCACGATGACCTGGGTGACCACTATCTGGACTGTGGGGACCTCAGCAACGCCCTCAAGTGTTACTCCCGGGCCCGGGACTACTGCACCAGCGCCAAGCACGTCATTAACATGTGCCTCAACGTCATCAAG GTCAGTGTCTACTTGCAGAATTGGTCTCACGTGCTGAGCTACGTCAGCAAGGCCGAGTCCACCCCGGAAATTGCTGAG CAGCGTGGGGAACGTGACACCCAAACTCAGGCCATCCTCACCAAGCTCAAGTGTGCAGCAG gcctGGCGGAGTTGGCTGCACGCAAGTACAAACAGGCTGCCAAGTGCTTCCTGCTGGCTTCCTTTGATCACTGCGACTTCCCAGAG CTGCTCTCTCCAAGCAACGTGGCCGTCTATGGCGGCCTGTGTGCTTTGGCCACCTTTGACCGTCAGGAGCTGCAGCGCAACGTCATCTCCAGCAG TTCTTTCAAGCTGTTCTTGGAGCTGGAGCCACAGGTTCGGGACATCATCTTCAAATTCTATGAGTCCAAGTACGCCTCGTGCCTGAAGATGCTTGACGAGATGAAG GACAACCTACTCCTGGACATGTACCTGGCCCCCCATGTCAGGACCCTGTACACTCAGATTCGCAACCGGGCCCTCATCCAG TATTTCAGCCCCTACGTGTCGGCAGACATGCGCAAGATGGCCACGGCCTTCAACACCACAGTGGCGGCACTGGAGGACGAGCTGACGCAGCTCATCCTGGAGGGGCTCATCAACGCCCGCATTGACTCCCACAGCAAG ATCCTGTACGCCCGCGACGTGGACCAGCGCAGCACCACCTTTGAGAAGTCTCTGCTGATGGGCAAGGAGTTCCAGCGCCGCGCCAAGGCCATGATCCTGCGGGCGGCCGTGCTGCGCAACCAGATCCACGTCAAG TCCCCTCCCCGAGAAGGGAGCCAGGGGGAGCTGACACCGGCCAACAGCCAGTCCCGCATGAGCACCAACATGTGA
- the GPS1 gene encoding COP9 signalosome complex subunit 1 isoform X11, with amino-acid sequence MQIDVDPQEDPQNAPDVNYVVENPTLDLEQYAASYSGLMRIERLQFIADHCPPLRVEALKMALSFVQRTFNVDMYEEIHRKLSEAARSSLRELQNAPDAIPESGVEPPPLDTAWVEATRKKALLKLEKLDTDLKNYKGNSIKESIRRGHDDLGDHYLDCGDLSNALKCYSRARDYCTSAKHVINMCLNVIKVSVYLQNWSHVLSYVSKAESTPEIAEQRGERDTQTQAILTKLKCAAGLAELAARKYKQAAKCFLLASFDHCDFPELLSPSNVAVYGGLCALATFDRQELQRNVISSSSFKLFLELEPQVRDIIFKFYESKYASCLKMLDEMKDNLLLDMYLAPHVRTLYTQIRNRALIQYFSPYVSADMRKMATAFNTTVAALEDELTQLILEGLINARIDSHSKILYARDVDQRSTTFEKSLLMGKEFQRRAKAMILRAAVLRNQIHVKSPPREGSQGELTPANSQSRMSTNM; translated from the exons CCCGATGTCAACTACGTGGTGGAGAACCCCACCCTG gacctgGAGCAGTACGCGGCCAGCTACAGCGGCCTGATGCGCATTGAGCGCTTGCAGTTCATTGCTGACCACTGCCCCCCACTGCGGGTGGAGGCCCTGAAGATGGCCCTCTCCTTCGTGCAGAGGACTTTCAACGTGGACATGTATGAGGAGATCCACCGCAAGCTCTCAGAGGCTGCCAG GTCCTCCCTTAGGGAGCTGCAGAACGCACCTGACGCCATCCCAGAGAGTGGTGTGGAGCCCCCGCCCCTGGACACGGCCTGGGTGGAGGCCACCAGGAAGAAGGCCTTGCTGAAGCTGGAGAAACTGGACACTGACCTGAAGAACTACAAGGGCAACTCTATCAAGGAGAGCATCAG GCGCGGTCACGATGACCTGGGTGACCACTATCTGGACTGTGGGGACCTCAGCAACGCCCTCAAGTGTTACTCCCGGGCCCGGGACTACTGCACCAGCGCCAAGCACGTCATTAACATGTGCCTCAACGTCATCAAG GTCAGTGTCTACTTGCAGAATTGGTCTCACGTGCTGAGCTACGTCAGCAAGGCCGAGTCCACCCCGGAAATTGCTGAG CAGCGTGGGGAACGTGACACCCAAACTCAGGCCATCCTCACCAAGCTCAAGTGTGCAGCAG gcctGGCGGAGTTGGCTGCACGCAAGTACAAACAGGCTGCCAAGTGCTTCCTGCTGGCTTCCTTTGATCACTGCGACTTCCCAGAG CTGCTCTCTCCAAGCAACGTGGCCGTCTATGGCGGCCTGTGTGCTTTGGCCACCTTTGACCGTCAGGAGCTGCAGCGCAACGTCATCTCCAGCAG TTCTTTCAAGCTGTTCTTGGAGCTGGAGCCACAGGTTCGGGACATCATCTTCAAATTCTATGAGTCCAAGTACGCCTCGTGCCTGAAGATGCTTGACGAGATGAAG GACAACCTACTCCTGGACATGTACCTGGCCCCCCATGTCAGGACCCTGTACACTCAGATTCGCAACCGGGCCCTCATCCAG TATTTCAGCCCCTACGTGTCGGCAGACATGCGCAAGATGGCCACGGCCTTCAACACCACAGTGGCGGCACTGGAGGACGAGCTGACGCAGCTCATCCTGGAGGGGCTCATCAACGCCCGCATTGACTCCCACAGCAAG ATCCTGTACGCCCGCGACGTGGACCAGCGCAGCACCACCTTTGAGAAGTCTCTGCTGATGGGCAAGGAGTTCCAGCGCCGCGCCAAGGCCATGATCCTGCGGGCGGCCGTGCTGCGCAACCAGATCCACGTCAAG TCCCCTCCCCGAGAAGGGAGCCAGGGGGAGCTGACACCGGCCAACAGCCAGTCCCGCATGAGCACCAACATGTGA
- the GPS1 gene encoding COP9 signalosome complex subunit 1 isoform X10, translated as MPLPVQVFNLQGAVEPMQIDVDPQEDPQNAPDVNYVVENPTLDLEQYAASYSGLMRIERLQFIADHCPPLRVEALKMALSFVQRTFNVDMYEEIHRKLSEAARELQNAPDAIPESGVEPPPLDTAWVEATRKKALLKLEKLDTDLKNYKGNSIKESIRRGHDDLGDHYLDCGDLSNALKCYSRARDYCTSAKHVINMCLNVIKVSVYLQNWSHVLSYVSKAESTPEIAERGERDTQTQAILTKLKCAAGLAELAARKYKQAAKCFLLASFDHCDFPELLSPSNVAVYGGLCALATFDRQELQRNVISSSSFKLFLELEPQVRDIIFKFYESKYASCLKMLDEMKDNLLLDMYLAPHVRTLYTQIRNRALIQYFSPYVSADMRKMATAFNTTVAALEDELTQLILEGLINARIDSHSKILYARDVDQRSTTFEKSLLMGKEFQRRAKAMILRAAVLRNQIHVKSPPREGSQGELTPANSQSRMSTNM; from the exons CCCGATGTCAACTACGTGGTGGAGAACCCCACCCTG gacctgGAGCAGTACGCGGCCAGCTACAGCGGCCTGATGCGCATTGAGCGCTTGCAGTTCATTGCTGACCACTGCCCCCCACTGCGGGTGGAGGCCCTGAAGATGGCCCTCTCCTTCGTGCAGAGGACTTTCAACGTGGACATGTATGAGGAGATCCACCGCAAGCTCTCAGAGGCTGCCAG GGAGCTGCAGAACGCACCTGACGCCATCCCAGAGAGTGGTGTGGAGCCCCCGCCCCTGGACACGGCCTGGGTGGAGGCCACCAGGAAGAAGGCCTTGCTGAAGCTGGAGAAACTGGACACTGACCTGAAGAACTACAAGGGCAACTCTATCAAGGAGAGCATCAG GCGCGGTCACGATGACCTGGGTGACCACTATCTGGACTGTGGGGACCTCAGCAACGCCCTCAAGTGTTACTCCCGGGCCCGGGACTACTGCACCAGCGCCAAGCACGTCATTAACATGTGCCTCAACGTCATCAAG GTCAGTGTCTACTTGCAGAATTGGTCTCACGTGCTGAGCTACGTCAGCAAGGCCGAGTCCACCCCGGAAATTGCTGAG CGTGGGGAACGTGACACCCAAACTCAGGCCATCCTCACCAAGCTCAAGTGTGCAGCAG gcctGGCGGAGTTGGCTGCACGCAAGTACAAACAGGCTGCCAAGTGCTTCCTGCTGGCTTCCTTTGATCACTGCGACTTCCCAGAG CTGCTCTCTCCAAGCAACGTGGCCGTCTATGGCGGCCTGTGTGCTTTGGCCACCTTTGACCGTCAGGAGCTGCAGCGCAACGTCATCTCCAGCAG TTCTTTCAAGCTGTTCTTGGAGCTGGAGCCACAGGTTCGGGACATCATCTTCAAATTCTATGAGTCCAAGTACGCCTCGTGCCTGAAGATGCTTGACGAGATGAAG GACAACCTACTCCTGGACATGTACCTGGCCCCCCATGTCAGGACCCTGTACACTCAGATTCGCAACCGGGCCCTCATCCAG TATTTCAGCCCCTACGTGTCGGCAGACATGCGCAAGATGGCCACGGCCTTCAACACCACAGTGGCGGCACTGGAGGACGAGCTGACGCAGCTCATCCTGGAGGGGCTCATCAACGCCCGCATTGACTCCCACAGCAAG ATCCTGTACGCCCGCGACGTGGACCAGCGCAGCACCACCTTTGAGAAGTCTCTGCTGATGGGCAAGGAGTTCCAGCGCCGCGCCAAGGCCATGATCCTGCGGGCGGCCGTGCTGCGCAACCAGATCCACGTCAAG TCCCCTCCCCGAGAAGGGAGCCAGGGGGAGCTGACACCGGCCAACAGCCAGTCCCGCATGAGCACCAACATGTGA
- the GPS1 gene encoding COP9 signalosome complex subunit 1 isoform X8 — MPLPVQVFNLQGAVEPMQIDVDPQEDPQNAPDVNYVVENPTLDLEQYAASYSGLMRIERLQFIADHCPPLRVEALKMALSFVQRTFNVDMYEEIHRKLSEAARSSLRELQNAPDAIPESGVEPPPLDTAWVEATRKKALLKLEKLDTDLKNYKGNSIKESIRRGHDDLGDHYLDCGDLSNALKCYSRARDYCTSAKHVINMCLNVIKVSVYLQNWSHVLSYVSKAESTPEIAERGERDTQTQAILTKLKCAAGLAELAARKYKQAAKCFLLASFDHCDFPELLSPSNVAVYGGLCALATFDRQELQRNVISSSSFKLFLELEPQVRDIIFKFYESKYASCLKMLDEMKDNLLLDMYLAPHVRTLYTQIRNRALIQYFSPYVSADMRKMATAFNTTVAALEDELTQLILEGLINARIDSHSKILYARDVDQRSTTFEKSLLMGKEFQRRAKAMILRAAVLRNQIHVKSPPREGSQGELTPANSQSRMSTNM; from the exons CCCGATGTCAACTACGTGGTGGAGAACCCCACCCTG gacctgGAGCAGTACGCGGCCAGCTACAGCGGCCTGATGCGCATTGAGCGCTTGCAGTTCATTGCTGACCACTGCCCCCCACTGCGGGTGGAGGCCCTGAAGATGGCCCTCTCCTTCGTGCAGAGGACTTTCAACGTGGACATGTATGAGGAGATCCACCGCAAGCTCTCAGAGGCTGCCAG GTCCTCCCTTAGGGAGCTGCAGAACGCACCTGACGCCATCCCAGAGAGTGGTGTGGAGCCCCCGCCCCTGGACACGGCCTGGGTGGAGGCCACCAGGAAGAAGGCCTTGCTGAAGCTGGAGAAACTGGACACTGACCTGAAGAACTACAAGGGCAACTCTATCAAGGAGAGCATCAG GCGCGGTCACGATGACCTGGGTGACCACTATCTGGACTGTGGGGACCTCAGCAACGCCCTCAAGTGTTACTCCCGGGCCCGGGACTACTGCACCAGCGCCAAGCACGTCATTAACATGTGCCTCAACGTCATCAAG GTCAGTGTCTACTTGCAGAATTGGTCTCACGTGCTGAGCTACGTCAGCAAGGCCGAGTCCACCCCGGAAATTGCTGAG CGTGGGGAACGTGACACCCAAACTCAGGCCATCCTCACCAAGCTCAAGTGTGCAGCAG gcctGGCGGAGTTGGCTGCACGCAAGTACAAACAGGCTGCCAAGTGCTTCCTGCTGGCTTCCTTTGATCACTGCGACTTCCCAGAG CTGCTCTCTCCAAGCAACGTGGCCGTCTATGGCGGCCTGTGTGCTTTGGCCACCTTTGACCGTCAGGAGCTGCAGCGCAACGTCATCTCCAGCAG TTCTTTCAAGCTGTTCTTGGAGCTGGAGCCACAGGTTCGGGACATCATCTTCAAATTCTATGAGTCCAAGTACGCCTCGTGCCTGAAGATGCTTGACGAGATGAAG GACAACCTACTCCTGGACATGTACCTGGCCCCCCATGTCAGGACCCTGTACACTCAGATTCGCAACCGGGCCCTCATCCAG TATTTCAGCCCCTACGTGTCGGCAGACATGCGCAAGATGGCCACGGCCTTCAACACCACAGTGGCGGCACTGGAGGACGAGCTGACGCAGCTCATCCTGGAGGGGCTCATCAACGCCCGCATTGACTCCCACAGCAAG ATCCTGTACGCCCGCGACGTGGACCAGCGCAGCACCACCTTTGAGAAGTCTCTGCTGATGGGCAAGGAGTTCCAGCGCCGCGCCAAGGCCATGATCCTGCGGGCGGCCGTGCTGCGCAACCAGATCCACGTCAAG TCCCCTCCCCGAGAAGGGAGCCAGGGGGAGCTGACACCGGCCAACAGCCAGTCCCGCATGAGCACCAACATGTGA
- the GPS1 gene encoding COP9 signalosome complex subunit 1 isoform X12, which translates to MPLPVQVFNLQGAVEPMQIDVDPQEDPQNAPDVNYVVENPTLRTFNVDMYEEIHRKLSEAARSSLRELQNAPDAIPESGVEPPPLDTAWVEATRKKALLKLEKLDTDLKNYKGNSIKESIRRGHDDLGDHYLDCGDLSNALKCYSRARDYCTSAKHVINMCLNVIKVSVYLQNWSHVLSYVSKAESTPEIAEQRGERDTQTQAILTKLKCAAGLAELAARKYKQAAKCFLLASFDHCDFPELLSPSNVAVYGGLCALATFDRQELQRNVISSSSFKLFLELEPQVRDIIFKFYESKYASCLKMLDEMKDNLLLDMYLAPHVRTLYTQIRNRALIQYFSPYVSADMRKMATAFNTTVAALEDELTQLILEGLINARIDSHSKILYARDVDQRSTTFEKSLLMGKEFQRRAKAMILRAAVLRNQIHVKSPPREGSQGELTPANSQSRMSTNM; encoded by the exons CCCGATGTCAACTACGTGGTGGAGAACCCCACCCTG AGGACTTTCAACGTGGACATGTATGAGGAGATCCACCGCAAGCTCTCAGAGGCTGCCAG GTCCTCCCTTAGGGAGCTGCAGAACGCACCTGACGCCATCCCAGAGAGTGGTGTGGAGCCCCCGCCCCTGGACACGGCCTGGGTGGAGGCCACCAGGAAGAAGGCCTTGCTGAAGCTGGAGAAACTGGACACTGACCTGAAGAACTACAAGGGCAACTCTATCAAGGAGAGCATCAG GCGCGGTCACGATGACCTGGGTGACCACTATCTGGACTGTGGGGACCTCAGCAACGCCCTCAAGTGTTACTCCCGGGCCCGGGACTACTGCACCAGCGCCAAGCACGTCATTAACATGTGCCTCAACGTCATCAAG GTCAGTGTCTACTTGCAGAATTGGTCTCACGTGCTGAGCTACGTCAGCAAGGCCGAGTCCACCCCGGAAATTGCTGAG CAGCGTGGGGAACGTGACACCCAAACTCAGGCCATCCTCACCAAGCTCAAGTGTGCAGCAG gcctGGCGGAGTTGGCTGCACGCAAGTACAAACAGGCTGCCAAGTGCTTCCTGCTGGCTTCCTTTGATCACTGCGACTTCCCAGAG CTGCTCTCTCCAAGCAACGTGGCCGTCTATGGCGGCCTGTGTGCTTTGGCCACCTTTGACCGTCAGGAGCTGCAGCGCAACGTCATCTCCAGCAG TTCTTTCAAGCTGTTCTTGGAGCTGGAGCCACAGGTTCGGGACATCATCTTCAAATTCTATGAGTCCAAGTACGCCTCGTGCCTGAAGATGCTTGACGAGATGAAG GACAACCTACTCCTGGACATGTACCTGGCCCCCCATGTCAGGACCCTGTACACTCAGATTCGCAACCGGGCCCTCATCCAG TATTTCAGCCCCTACGTGTCGGCAGACATGCGCAAGATGGCCACGGCCTTCAACACCACAGTGGCGGCACTGGAGGACGAGCTGACGCAGCTCATCCTGGAGGGGCTCATCAACGCCCGCATTGACTCCCACAGCAAG ATCCTGTACGCCCGCGACGTGGACCAGCGCAGCACCACCTTTGAGAAGTCTCTGCTGATGGGCAAGGAGTTCCAGCGCCGCGCCAAGGCCATGATCCTGCGGGCGGCCGTGCTGCGCAACCAGATCCACGTCAAG TCCCCTCCCCGAGAAGGGAGCCAGGGGGAGCTGACACCGGCCAACAGCCAGTCCCGCATGAGCACCAACATGTGA